The bacterium sequence ATCGACCGGCTCAAGTAGCGCCCGCCTCCATGCGGCTCGAGGTTCTGGCCGGGCATGTGGGTGGACGCCTCGACGGCGACCCCGCGGTTGAGGTGACGCGAGTCACGGCCCCGGGCGAGGCAGGGCCGGGGGCCGTTGTGGTGCTGTCCGATCCACGCCTCCTCCCCGGGGTCGAGGCTGCGGCGGTGATCCTTCCCGACGACGCGCCCCCCACGCGCCTCCCGGCGATCCGCGTGCGCAACGTCCGGCTGGCGCTCGCGTTGGCGTTGCGCGCCCTCGCGCCTCGTGCATCGCCCGCGCCGGGGATTCATCCTACGTGCCTGCTGGGGGCGCGGGTCCGGTTGGGGGCGGATGTGTCGCTGGGCCCCTACGTGGTGGTGGGCGACGACGTCGAGGTCGGCGACCGGGCGGTCGTCGGTGCGCACGTCGTGCTGGAAGACGGCGTGCGCGTCGGGGCCGACGCCGTCTTGCACCCGCGGGTGACCGTGCGGCACAGCTGCACGCTCGGCGCGAGGGTGGTGCTGCAGGCGGGCGCGGTGATCGGCAGCGACGGGTTCGGCTACGCGCAGGACGCGCAGCGCCGCCACGTGCCGATCCCTCAGGTCGGGACGGTCGTCGTCGGAGACGACGTCGAGATCGGCGCCAACTCCACGGTGGACCGGGCGACGCTCGGGGTGACGCGGATCGGACGCGGGACCAAGCTCGACAACTACGTGCACATCGGCCACAATGTCGAGATCGGCGAGGACGTCGCGATGGCGGCGGCGTGTTTCATTGCGGGCAGCGTCCGGATCGGCGACCGGGTGTTGATCGGCGGCATGAGCGGTGTCGCAGATCATCTCACGGTGGGCGACGACGCGATCATCGTCGGCGACA is a genomic window containing:
- the lpxD gene encoding UDP-3-O-(3-hydroxymyristoyl)glucosamine N-acyltransferase is translated as MRLEVLAGHVGGRLDGDPAVEVTRVTAPGEAGPGAVVVLSDPRLLPGVEAAAVILPDDAPPTRLPAIRVRNVRLALALALRALAPRASPAPGIHPTCLLGARVRLGADVSLGPYVVVGDDVEVGDRAVVGAHVVLEDGVRVGADAVLHPRVTVRHSCTLGARVVLQAGAVIGSDGFGYAQDAQRRHVPIPQVGTVVVGDDVEIGANSTVDRATLGVTRIGRGTKLDNYVHIGHNVEIGEDVAMAAACFIAGSVRIGDRVLIGGMSGVADHLTVGDDAIIVGDTGVTRDVPPGAVVAGRPARPRMEQRRAQAAAQRVPELLREIAELRRRVERLEGRS